The Mucilaginibacter yixingensis genome window below encodes:
- a CDS encoding hybrid sensor histidine kinase/response regulator transcription factor, giving the protein MFIEKIKANTNSIQIKSGVAFLAILLFSLNVFGQLNFKITHYSTADGLSHNRISCIFKDHEGFMWFGTWNGLNRFDGHNFLVYKSQPGDTSNLQSNRIQEIVEDKAGDLWLRAYDDRIYRFNKKKEEFFRFEVKINASDSSTTFKHIYLTKSGQIWLATPHSGIFQIAKPDAPHLEYKWFNTHAKTGYQLPSNEINNFFEDRSSNLWITTAGGLCILRVTPGGYQTDQNFTNYKIAGITSLRETPERIWLASKTGELFYYDKRTLQIQRLKIASSGINKLVPSSKGNIIYATTKAGDLLLIDRFSLQTTIYHSPQSGGLNRMYEDKSGLLWIEPENSGVLKFDPSNHRFKFFTQETDGDYDNTSHYFRVMEDRSGLTWVSMSKGGFGYYDKAKDVIDYFYNKPGSPTKRFSNIVGFFYKDPSGVLWLGTDDRGINKIVVEKSSFNQQLFVPNSVKRTDNEVRAVATDRYARLWVATRSGGLYVLKSGKRANVQILNYPENGLSSIYKIIEANNGVIWIGTKANGLYAAAPLDHYGNKYQLTRYIADKNTPTAISSNVVYDIVEDRFNRIWLGSYGSGLSLMPGGTGASVTFININGFKHYPKAAFRKIRSMELDNAGRLWIGTTDGLLVSDILSQNVTDTHFKTYRKVIGDPKSLSYNDIQYIYQASDGRMWIGTAGGGLNLAVGADPMQHLDFKAYTTANGLPSDFILSCSEDRKGRLWIATESGLSCLTSANGTAKNFDSIDGLTGNGFSEATALTLTDGRIAFGSLNGLISFDPDKVQPKKEKTRMVFTSLEVNNSEIRPNDGSRILINDINHTDTLRLKHYQNIIAIEYTALDFRSDNQLEYSYRLRNFDDEWHMNKNSRKVIYTNLPPGEYQLEVKCHNGYLFEETPYKALTIIISPPWWKTWWAYLIYLVILLSIAETGRRIAVTMLRLRQRAAVEKRVADLKMTFFTNISHELRTPLTLIINPIEAIYKNEKLSGQATGYIRVIRKNAKRMMFFINQLLELRKVQSGMGTLQPTQVEIVSFVHQIGDYFKEAATEKQIDFKVVANAASRTVWIDHEKIDIVLYNLLSNAFKYSPKHKKITVQLNLTDQDQIQIAVIDEGTGVPEAQLTDIFQLYYEVADQSASSVKGTGIGLSVAKEFIELHQGKIFATNNPTGGLTVTVVLPANANPPDELNVIPANQSIDQPLEERPPVQEAEPASAANHQQQPLVLVVEDSADLRSFLQLQLSRQYRVITAQHGAEGLQLAAEMMPDLIISDIMMPEMDGITMLDRLKKDIKTSHIPVILLSARASIESQIEGLKYGADYYIAKPFNNEFLQEAAANVIARRRQLFGQLLSGENPFKNTSATEPTLTLQDEQFMQKIIQFVNERMIETDFNIEDVAQSLHMSRSSFYRKFSSLSTQAPVEFVREMRLKRAGELLDSGAHTVTEVAFAVGFNSSRYFATCFKEYYKLTPTEYIKRPATKGK; this is encoded by the coding sequence ATGTTTATAGAGAAAATCAAAGCAAATACTAACAGCATACAGATTAAATCGGGAGTTGCCTTTCTGGCAATATTGCTTTTCTCATTAAACGTTTTTGGGCAGCTGAATTTCAAAATCACCCACTACTCTACGGCAGATGGACTTTCTCATAACAGGATCAGCTGTATTTTTAAAGACCATGAAGGTTTTATGTGGTTTGGCACCTGGAACGGACTGAACAGGTTTGACGGTCATAATTTTTTGGTATACAAATCACAACCCGGTGATACCAGTAATCTGCAAAGCAACCGGATTCAGGAAATTGTAGAAGACAAAGCAGGCGACCTTTGGCTCCGCGCCTATGACGATCGTATTTACCGGTTCAACAAGAAGAAAGAAGAATTTTTCCGCTTTGAAGTAAAAATCAATGCAAGTGATTCTTCCACTACCTTTAAGCATATCTATTTGACCAAATCAGGACAAATCTGGCTGGCAACTCCACATAGTGGTATTTTCCAGATTGCTAAACCAGATGCCCCCCATTTGGAATACAAGTGGTTTAACACACATGCCAAAACAGGTTATCAACTGCCATCAAATGAAATAAACAACTTTTTTGAGGATAGGTCTTCCAACTTATGGATCACTACAGCGGGTGGTTTATGCATTCTGCGTGTTACGCCCGGCGGTTATCAAACAGATCAAAATTTTACAAACTATAAAATTGCCGGTATTACCTCCCTCAGGGAAACTCCGGAACGTATCTGGCTAGCCTCCAAAACCGGTGAACTGTTTTATTATGATAAAAGAACGCTCCAGATCCAGCGATTAAAAATTGCCTCGTCGGGTATCAATAAATTAGTACCATCAAGTAAAGGAAACATCATTTATGCCACTACTAAAGCCGGAGATCTGCTACTAATTGACCGGTTTTCTTTACAAACAACTATTTACCATAGCCCCCAGTCTGGCGGACTGAACAGAATGTATGAAGACAAAAGTGGGTTGTTATGGATTGAGCCAGAGAATAGCGGGGTGCTGAAATTTGATCCCTCCAATCATCGCTTCAAGTTTTTTACACAAGAAACTGACGGAGATTACGATAACACCTCTCATTATTTCCGGGTAATGGAAGATCGCTCGGGCTTAACATGGGTAAGCATGTCAAAAGGGGGCTTTGGTTATTATGATAAAGCCAAAGATGTTATTGATTATTTTTATAACAAACCGGGTAGCCCCACCAAGCGCTTTTCAAATATCGTTGGTTTCTTTTATAAAGATCCGTCAGGCGTATTGTGGCTGGGTACCGATGACCGCGGCATCAATAAAATAGTTGTTGAAAAAAGCAGCTTTAATCAACAACTGTTTGTGCCCAACAGCGTTAAACGCACAGATAACGAAGTGCGCGCCGTTGCCACAGATCGCTATGCTCGGCTTTGGGTAGCTACACGTTCCGGCGGCTTATACGTCTTAAAATCAGGAAAAAGAGCAAATGTTCAGATCCTTAATTATCCTGAAAATGGTCTGAGCTCTATCTACAAAATTATTGAAGCAAACAATGGCGTGATTTGGATAGGCACCAAAGCCAATGGCCTGTATGCGGCAGCCCCCCTTGATCATTACGGTAATAAATACCAATTAACACGCTATATCGCCGACAAAAACACGCCCACCGCCATTAGCAGTAATGTTGTTTATGATATAGTGGAAGACCGCTTTAACCGCATCTGGCTTGGCAGCTACGGCAGTGGCCTGAGTTTGATGCCCGGCGGAACTGGTGCCAGCGTTACGTTTATCAATATTAATGGGTTTAAGCACTACCCTAAAGCGGCTTTCAGGAAAATACGAAGTATGGAACTGGATAATGCCGGTCGTTTATGGATCGGCACAACAGACGGGCTGCTGGTTAGTGACATTTTAAGCCAAAATGTAACCGATACCCACTTTAAGACCTACAGAAAAGTTATCGGCGACCCGAAAAGCCTGAGTTATAATGATATTCAGTACATCTACCAGGCAAGTGATGGCCGGATGTGGATAGGAACAGCCGGCGGCGGATTAAACCTGGCAGTTGGTGCAGACCCTATGCAACACCTTGACTTCAAGGCTTACACTACGGCCAATGGTTTGCCAAGTGATTTTATTTTAAGTTGCAGCGAAGACCGCAAAGGCAGGCTTTGGATCGCAACAGAAAGTGGATTGAGCTGCCTCACGTCTGCCAACGGCACCGCAAAAAACTTTGACTCTATTGACGGCCTTACGGGAAATGGCTTTTCTGAAGCAACAGCGCTGACGTTGACAGACGGCCGGATAGCCTTTGGAAGTCTGAATGGCTTAATCAGCTTTGACCCTGATAAGGTGCAGCCTAAAAAAGAGAAAACCAGGATGGTCTTCACCAGTCTGGAGGTTAACAATAGCGAAATCAGACCCAATGATGGCTCGCGGATACTGATCAATGACATCAATCATACCGATACCCTCCGTTTAAAACATTACCAAAATATTATTGCCATTGAATATACTGCGTTGGATTTCAGATCAGACAACCAGCTGGAATATAGCTACCGCCTCCGCAATTTTGATGATGAGTGGCACATGAACAAAAATTCAAGAAAAGTCATTTACACCAATCTGCCTCCCGGCGAGTATCAGCTGGAAGTTAAATGTCATAACGGATATCTTTTTGAAGAAACGCCCTATAAAGCGCTAACCATCATCATCAGCCCGCCCTGGTGGAAAACATGGTGGGCCTACCTCATCTACCTCGTTATATTACTGTCAATTGCAGAAACCGGCCGCCGCATTGCGGTAACCATGCTCAGGCTACGCCAGCGCGCGGCGGTGGAAAAAAGGGTAGCAGATCTGAAGATGACCTTTTTTACCAATATCTCGCATGAGCTGCGCACACCTTTAACCCTGATCATCAACCCGATAGAGGCCATCTACAAAAATGAAAAACTCTCGGGCCAGGCAACAGGCTATATCCGGGTGATCCGCAAAAACGCCAAGAGAATGATGTTTTTTATCAATCAGTTACTAGAACTGCGCAAGGTTCAAAGCGGCATGGGTACACTGCAGCCAACCCAGGTAGAAATAGTATCATTTGTGCACCAGATAGGCGATTATTTTAAAGAGGCCGCAACAGAAAAGCAGATTGATTTCAAGGTAGTTGCCAACGCAGCTTCGCGCACGGTTTGGATTGACCATGAGAAAATAGATATCGTGTTATACAATCTTCTGTCTAACGCGTTCAAATATTCGCCAAAGCATAAAAAAATCACCGTGCAACTAAACCTGACAGATCAGGATCAGATTCAGATAGCAGTTATCGATGAAGGCACTGGTGTTCCTGAAGCGCAGCTGACGGATATTTTTCAGCTTTATTACGAAGTGGCTGACCAAAGCGCATCCAGTGTTAAAGGCACAGGCATCGGCCTTTCCGTTGCTAAAGAATTTATTGAATTACACCAGGGCAAAATTTTCGCCACCAACAATCCCACAGGTGGGTTAACTGTAACTGTGGTTTTGCCAGCCAATGCAAATCCACCTGATGAACTGAATGTTATCCCGGCCAATCAAAGTATTGATCAGCCTCTTGAGGAACGGCCGCCAGTTCAGGAAGCGGAGCCGGCATCAGCTGCAAACCATCAGCAGCAACCGCTGGTATTGGTGGTTGAAGACAGCGCCGACCTGCGTTCATTTTTACAACTACAGTTAAGCCGCCAATACCGGGTGATCACCGCTCAACATGGCGCTGAAGGTTTGCAGCTGGCCGCCGAAATGATGCCGGACCTGATCATTAGCGATATCATGATGCCAGAAATGGATGGCATCACGATGCTTGACCGATTAAAGAAGGACATTAAAACCAGCCACATCCCGGTTATCCTGCTTTCGGCCAGGGCTTCCATTGAAAGCCAGATTGAAGGTCTTAAATACGGTGCCGATTATTATATCGCCAAGCCCTTTAATAACGAGTTTTTACAGGAAGCTGCCGCAAATGTTATTGCCAGACGCAGGCAACTTTTCGGTCAATTGTTGTCGGGCGAAAACCCGTTTAAAAATACATCGGCAACCGAGCCAACGTTGACCCTGCAGGATGAACAATTTATGCAGAAGATTATCCAGTTTGTGAATGAAAGAATGATTGAAACCGATTTTAACATTGAAGATGTTGCCCAGTCGCTTCACATGAGCCGGTCATCCTTCTATAGAAAGTTCTCCAGCCTGTCCACACAGGCGCCGGTAGAATTTGTACGTGAGATGCGGTTAAAAAGAGCCGGAGAACTACTGGATTCAGGCGCACACACGGTTACCGAAGTTGCGTTTGCTGTAGGATTTAATTCCTCAAGATATTTTGCAACCTGCTTTAAAGAGTATTACAAGCTCACTCCTACCGAATATATCAAAAGGCCTGCTACCAAGGGTAAATAA
- a CDS encoding RagB/SusD family nutrient uptake outer membrane protein, producing MKKSITQSLIITTLAGTVAFMSSCKKYLDLTSPSTIDQTTAFASASYTNSALIGCYNQLIGDNGYGQRMSLILTQSADDFKTSGAYNPADRRGVSLYGSNADNSEFPSPFAQSYVGAERANICIKGIQNSPLFATSALMKQYYGEALALRAMFYFDLVKNWGDVVAQFIPSADEQVFDVPVTDKKVILDQLIADLGIAENLVPWIRESGFSDTRFTRGAIKGLRARIALFRGGYLLNEATHADERSSNYLDYYKIAMQECADVMARRDEHDLNPVYENIFKSLHSATRFDDKNELMFEIGAFGGNATTDSKIGYYNGIKFNASSSIGGGGGGMLAIPTYFYEFDQLGDCRRDVTIGSWQIDANTQKTPNAFNAMSDAKFRRSWSIVIGGTAQNFGINWPVLRFADILLMYAEADNEVNGAPSGAAKSALQEVRDRAFVGFLSREPAMPTSHDDFFNAIVKERLLEFGGEGLRKYDLIRWKLSATTQQQVQAKLAQLQAGTGAYANVPSYIYYKPSAYLQGTSQAEVAAINLYGGAPNTVLFQPGLGTSSAPSGYTSVSWRASISTTSDVQAFMQYFQEGSREVFPWPTSVLTRNTKLVQKYGY from the coding sequence ATGAAAAAGAGCATTACCCAATCCCTCATTATAACCACCCTGGCAGGCACAGTGGCTTTCATGTCATCCTGCAAAAAATATCTCGATCTTACCTCTCCGTCTACCATAGACCAGACTACGGCTTTCGCCAGTGCTTCATACACCAATTCGGCACTTATTGGTTGCTACAACCAGTTAATTGGCGATAACGGTTATGGCCAGCGAATGTCGCTGATCCTTACGCAGAGTGCAGACGATTTTAAAACATCAGGCGCCTATAACCCGGCAGACCGCCGTGGCGTTAGCCTATATGGTTCAAATGCCGACAACTCCGAATTTCCCAGCCCTTTTGCACAGAGCTACGTTGGCGCAGAGCGTGCCAATATCTGTATTAAAGGCATACAAAACTCGCCGTTGTTTGCCACCAGTGCCCTGATGAAACAGTATTATGGTGAAGCACTGGCCTTGCGTGCCATGTTTTATTTTGATCTGGTAAAAAACTGGGGCGATGTGGTAGCACAGTTTATCCCGTCTGCCGATGAACAGGTATTTGATGTGCCGGTGACCGATAAAAAGGTGATTCTGGATCAATTGATCGCTGATCTGGGGATAGCAGAAAACCTGGTACCCTGGATTCGCGAATCTGGTTTTAGCGATACCCGTTTTACCCGGGGAGCTATTAAAGGCCTGCGTGCGCGTATTGCGCTTTTTAGAGGCGGATATTTACTGAACGAAGCGACGCATGCCGATGAGCGCAGCTCCAATTACCTTGACTATTATAAGATAGCCATGCAGGAATGTGCCGATGTAATGGCGCGCCGCGATGAGCATGACCTGAACCCGGTTTATGAAAACATCTTTAAAAGCCTGCATTCTGCTACCCGCTTTGACGATAAGAACGAACTGATGTTTGAGATTGGCGCCTTTGGCGGCAACGCGACAACCGACAGTAAGATTGGTTATTACAACGGTATTAAATTCAATGCATCGTCATCCATTGGCGGCGGCGGCGGCGGTATGCTGGCCATCCCTACTTATTTTTATGAATTTGACCAACTGGGCGATTGCCGTCGTGATGTAACCATCGGTTCATGGCAAATAGACGCTAATACACAAAAAACGCCTAATGCTTTCAATGCGATGTCTGACGCCAAATTCAGACGTTCATGGTCTATCGTCATTGGCGGTACGGCACAAAACTTTGGTATCAACTGGCCGGTATTACGTTTTGCCGATATTCTGCTGATGTATGCCGAAGCGGACAACGAAGTAAACGGTGCACCGTCGGGAGCTGCAAAGTCTGCCCTGCAGGAAGTACGCGACCGTGCTTTTGTAGGTTTTCTATCGCGCGAACCGGCCATGCCAACATCGCATGACGACTTTTTTAACGCTATCGTGAAAGAACGCCTGCTGGAATTTGGCGGCGAAGGCTTACGTAAATACGACCTGATCCGCTGGAAACTGTCGGCCACCACACAGCAGCAGGTACAGGCTAAACTGGCCCAACTGCAGGCTGGTACCGGTGCCTATGCTAACGTACCTTCCTACATCTACTACAAACCTTCGGCTTACCTGCAGGGCACCTCACAGGCAGAAGTAGCGGCCATTAATCTTTACGGTGGAGCGCCGAATACTGTTCTGTTTCAACCAGGCTTAGGTACCAGCAGTGCGCCATCTGGCTATACCTCTGTTAGCTGGCGGGCGTCAATCAGCACCACCAGCGATGTGCAGGCTTTTATGCAATACTTTCAGGAAGGTTCACGCGAAGTATTTCCATGGCCAACCAGTGTGCTGACCCGTAATACCAAGCTTGTTCAAAAATATGGTTACTAA
- a CDS encoding AraC family transcriptional regulator, with translation MENVTSFDTVGQYNQFNNNETAHPLVSVIDMSKAAPRSHSRQRFAFYTIYFKEVKCGNLRYGCNYYDYEEGTLVFLGPGQVIGIENEEYFQPKGKALVFHPDFIRGTALGRHIQEYSFFSYEAHEALHLSESERRVIFDCLDHIETELQHPVDKHSKTLIVNNIELLLNYCTRFYDRQFVTREVANKGILERFEGLLNTYFDSDKPQLNGLPTVAYCAEQLHLSANYFGDLVKKETGRPALDYIQAKVMDMAKERIFDPKRSLSEIAYELGFKYPQHFTRLFKQKVGYTPQEYRALN, from the coding sequence ATGGAAAACGTAACCAGCTTTGATACCGTAGGGCAGTATAATCAGTTCAACAATAACGAAACAGCTCACCCTTTGGTAAGCGTGATCGATATGTCTAAAGCTGCACCACGCAGCCATAGCCGGCAGCGTTTTGCATTTTATACAATCTATTTCAAGGAAGTCAAATGCGGCAACCTGCGTTACGGCTGCAACTATTATGATTATGAGGAAGGCACGCTGGTGTTTCTCGGACCAGGCCAGGTGATCGGTATCGAAAACGAGGAGTATTTTCAGCCAAAGGGTAAAGCGCTGGTCTTTCATCCAGACTTTATCCGAGGTACGGCACTGGGTAGGCATATCCAGGAGTACAGTTTCTTTTCTTATGAGGCGCACGAAGCCCTGCACTTATCGGAAAGCGAAAGGAGGGTCATCTTTGATTGTCTGGATCATATTGAAACGGAATTGCAGCACCCGGTGGACAAGCATAGCAAAACCCTGATCGTCAACAATATTGAACTATTGCTGAACTACTGCACCCGCTTTTACGACCGCCAGTTTGTTACCCGGGAAGTGGCCAACAAGGGCATCCTGGAGCGTTTTGAGGGCTTATTGAACACTTATTTCGATTCGGATAAACCGCAGCTGAACGGTTTGCCGACCGTGGCTTATTGCGCCGAACAGCTTCACCTCTCTGCCAACTATTTTGGCGACCTCGTCAAAAAGGAAACCGGTCGTCCGGCACTAGACTATATCCAGGCCAAGGTTATGGATATGGCCAAAGAGCGCATTTTTGATCCGAAGCGTTCGCTGAGCGAAATCGCCTATGAACTGGGATTCAAATATCCGCAGCATTTCACCCGCCTGTTTAAACAAAAAGTGGGCTATACCCCACAGGAATACCGGGCGTTGAATTGA
- a CDS encoding TonB-dependent receptor: MRKLLLMFSALFMLLLHKADAQDRSITGTVISKNGETLIGVSILLKGTTRGVATDVNGNFKMNVPAKGAVLVVKYIGYKPQEINVGDQRTLSVTLLEDDAKLLNEVNVVNIGYGKVSKDAITGSVSSISSKDIRDYPVSTAAEALAGKLAGVTVTTTEGKPGADIQIRVRGGNSLTQDNSPLYIVDGVQVDNALSLISPAEIQSIDVLKDIASTAIYGARGSNGVVLITTKSGHEGRTTTSFSAYGGVRKISNELPVMNPYDFVLYQYQITNYNTTQLQKDAFTKSYGTYEDLDIYKNVPFRDWQKDVFGHAAQSYTQNLNINGGSKTSSFSFTLNNTKEDGIMLQSGIKRTFASFRYDTKASDQFRFGFNARYSRQQTDGVGTSSTGSQGNNYLRNSVRYRPFDGGSVASVDTFDPDYANLTNLVNPVLLANSLTQNAYKNDAILSGTASYNFTPNLVLQSIVGVTATDNRTNTFSGTATAVARQNANQPVAVIGTGTSLSIINTNTLNFNKTFAKYHNVNILVGEETNQTANKTLSVTTKYLPVDITAQQAFAGIQKAQVPNGLIQDAPSTSESGYRLFSLFGRASYDYKGKYLGTFNYRADASSLFATGQRIGYFPSGQLAWRLTEEDFVKRADLKWLDNAKLRVSYGAGGNNRIGVDLYKTLFASSGSYGYAQGEAITPGFASPNLANPYITWETTISRNLGVDLGLFRGRVTASVDIYNNSTHNLLLQANIPVTSGYSSQTQNIGKTSNQGIEIQLSGVIVNNKNFTYSANFNIAHNVNKIVSLGNDPYGNPISSYPTQSGWVNSLNDFMVAVGQPVGQFYGYVTDGRYEVSDFNAVLNSTTNTWTYTLKPGIANDGSVALGNKAPQPGDLKLKKLSGGTDMNISAADMTVLGTNQPKVTGGLSQTFQYKDLALTVGINYSYGAKEYNANTAEFTTNYNGYLDNNMLAVVANRWKMYDNQGVRVTDPTQLAAMNANTSFWTPTVGNYILTSYDIEDASYIRINNVSLSYSLPQKFLTRTHIFSRFRVYATVNNLYTITGYKGYDPEASTRRSNPLTPGVDYSAYPRSRYFSAGLDVSF; the protein is encoded by the coding sequence ATGAGAAAACTTTTACTAATGTTTTCGGCCTTATTTATGCTGCTGCTCCACAAGGCCGATGCGCAGGACCGAAGTATTACCGGAACGGTAATCAGCAAAAATGGTGAAACACTGATTGGGGTATCCATCCTCCTGAAAGGTACCACCAGGGGCGTTGCAACAGACGTCAACGGTAATTTTAAAATGAATGTTCCGGCAAAAGGCGCCGTGCTGGTGGTCAAATATATTGGCTACAAACCACAGGAGATTAATGTGGGTGACCAGCGCACGCTCTCGGTTACCCTGCTGGAAGACGATGCCAAATTGCTGAACGAAGTAAACGTAGTCAACATTGGCTACGGTAAGGTATCCAAAGATGCCATTACCGGTTCCGTATCTTCTATCAGCAGTAAAGATATCAGGGATTACCCGGTAAGTACCGCGGCAGAAGCTTTGGCGGGTAAACTGGCAGGTGTAACCGTTACCACTACCGAAGGTAAACCTGGTGCAGATATCCAGATCAGGGTGCGTGGCGGCAACTCGCTTACGCAAGACAACTCGCCATTGTATATTGTGGATGGTGTGCAGGTTGATAACGCCTTGTCGCTAATTTCGCCGGCCGAGATACAGTCAATCGACGTGCTGAAAGATATTGCATCTACAGCCATTTACGGTGCACGCGGATCAAACGGTGTTGTACTGATCACCACCAAGAGCGGTCACGAAGGTCGCACCACCACCTCATTCAGCGCTTACGGCGGTGTCAGAAAGATCTCGAACGAGTTACCGGTTATGAATCCTTATGATTTTGTGCTTTACCAGTACCAGATCACCAACTACAATACCACACAATTGCAAAAAGACGCGTTTACCAAAAGCTATGGAACTTACGAAGATCTGGACATTTACAAGAATGTGCCCTTCCGCGATTGGCAAAAAGATGTTTTCGGTCACGCGGCGCAGTCATACACGCAAAACCTGAACATCAACGGGGGCTCTAAAACATCTTCGTTTAGCTTTACGCTGAATAACACGAAAGAAGATGGTATTATGCTTCAATCCGGTATTAAGCGTACGTTCGCCTCTTTCCGGTACGATACCAAAGCGTCAGATCAATTCCGTTTTGGCTTTAATGCGCGTTACAGCCGTCAGCAAACAGATGGTGTGGGCACCTCTTCTACCGGCTCACAGGGTAATAACTATCTGCGCAACTCGGTACGCTATCGTCCTTTTGATGGTGGTTCGGTGGCTTCGGTTGATACCTTCGACCCTGATTACGCCAACCTGACCAACCTGGTTAACCCGGTATTGCTGGCTAATAGTTTAACACAGAACGCCTATAAAAACGACGCTATTCTGAGCGGTACCGCCAGCTATAACTTTACACCTAACCTGGTGCTGCAAAGTATAGTGGGTGTAACCGCGACAGACAACAGAACTAACACCTTCAGCGGTACGGCTACTGCAGTGGCCCGCCAGAATGCCAACCAACCGGTGGCCGTTATTGGTACCGGTACATCGCTCAGCATCATCAACACCAACACGCTGAACTTTAATAAAACGTTTGCCAAATATCACAATGTAAACATCCTGGTGGGCGAAGAAACCAATCAGACGGCTAATAAAACACTATCGGTAACCACCAAATACTTGCCGGTAGATATTACCGCGCAGCAGGCGTTTGCAGGCATCCAGAAAGCACAGGTACCCAACGGCCTGATCCAGGATGCGCCAAGCACCAGCGAGTCTGGCTACCGCCTGTTCTCGCTGTTTGGCCGTGCCAGCTATGATTATAAAGGCAAATATTTAGGTACGTTCAACTACCGTGCAGATGCGTCGTCATTGTTCGCAACCGGTCAGCGCATCGGTTATTTCCCGTCTGGCCAGCTGGCCTGGCGCCTGACCGAGGAGGATTTTGTAAAACGTGCAGATTTGAAATGGCTGGATAACGCCAAGCTGCGCGTGAGCTATGGCGCGGGCGGTAATAACCGTATCGGTGTCGATCTGTATAAAACCTTATTTGCGTCGAGCGGAAGCTACGGCTATGCCCAGGGCGAAGCCATTACACCGGGCTTTGCATCGCCTAACCTGGCTAACCCTTATATTACCTGGGAAACTACCATCTCCCGAAACTTGGGTGTAGATCTGGGCCTGTTCAGAGGCAGGGTTACCGCCAGCGTAGATATTTATAACAACAGCACGCATAACCTGTTGCTGCAGGCCAATATCCCGGTAACATCGGGCTACAGCTCACAAACCCAGAACATTGGCAAAACCTCTAACCAGGGTATTGAGATTCAACTAAGCGGCGTAATTGTTAATAATAAAAACTTTACTTACTCAGCCAACTTCAACATTGCCCATAACGTCAATAAAATAGTTAGTCTGGGTAATGATCCCTACGGCAATCCTATTAGCTCCTACCCTACACAGTCTGGCTGGGTGAACAGTCTGAATGACTTTATGGTAGCGGTGGGCCAGCCGGTAGGTCAGTTTTATGGTTATGTAACCGATGGCCGTTACGAGGTATCTGACTTTAACGCCGTTCTTAACTCTACTACCAATACCTGGACCTATACGCTTAAACCAGGAATTGCCAATGATGGCTCTGTAGCGCTGGGTAATAAAGCCCCGCAACCGGGTGATCTGAAACTGAAAAAGCTTTCAGGCGGTACCGATATGAACATCAGTGCGGCAGATATGACGGTATTGGGCACCAATCAGCCTAAAGTAACCGGTGGTTTGAGCCAAACCTTCCAGTATAAAGACCTGGCGCTAACCGTAGGCATCAACTACTCTTACGGCGCTAAAGAATACAATGCTAATACTGCCGAGTTTACCACTAACTACAATGGCTATTTAGACAATAACATGCTGGCGGTGGTAGCCAATCGCTGGAAGATGTATGATAATCAGGGCGTACGGGTTACAGACCCAACACAGCTGGCAGCAATGAACGCCAACACCAGCTTCTGGACACCGACGGTAGGCAACTACATCCTCACTTCTTATGATATTGAGGATGCTTCTTATATCCGTATCAATAACGTTTCACTAAGCTATTCGCTGCCTCAGAAGTTTTTAACCCGCACACATATCTTCTCACGTTTCCGGGTGTATGCAACCGTCAACAACCTGTATACCATTACCGGCTACAAGGGCTATGACCCAGAGGCCAGTACCCGCCGCAGTAATCCGCTCACGCCGGGTGTTGATTATTCTGCTTACCCGCGCAGCCGTTATTTCTCGGCCGGTTTAGACGTTAGTTTCTAA